One window of the Methylocystis parvus OBBP genome contains the following:
- a CDS encoding alkaline phosphatase family protein, with protein sequence MPSSDPFKRRAVLALLFSVAADVAPCAGATPERVADFEKIVVIVQENHSFDNLFGKWGDVGGQPVNDLRFAASAAPQIRADATPYECLPQNDVNLTAPAPLPVLCVEKSVAGAPLPGAFPNRPFEIDAFIVPTDTTCPLPGERPPKDGVAKGKGLPGGCTRDMAHRFYAEQFQINGGRQDRFVTGGDAMGLVMGYYDTTKLPIYRYLHAPGAPHYVVADNFFHAAFGGSFINHQWLIAAATPVFEQADNSGGAHDLHAVVDENGMGANTPLYASPLGKMAQEYALTASCAPPPGRPAPPPGVACGDFAVGTIQPSNEPIKPGTPPWQRLPALAHETIGDRLDDAHIDWAWYAGGWSNADGRVGAPGWTNPPTHCDPATTMAGAVFPRCPDMMFQFHHQPFVYFGKYAPGTDARKERLLDETEFLAAAAQGGLRPVSFVKALGSENEHPGDASESRGDQHLVDLVEAVVKGPDANRTLIVVIYDEFGGAWDHVAPPPWNADKSAPSDKWGPGARVPALLISARFARSGVDKAAHDTTSVTKLIEERFGLAPLSARDAAVRSLSSAISVAY encoded by the coding sequence ATGCCATCCTCCGATCCATTCAAGCGCCGCGCGGTTCTGGCGCTCCTCTTTTCCGTCGCGGCGGACGTCGCGCCTTGCGCAGGCGCGACGCCGGAGAGAGTGGCCGATTTCGAGAAAATCGTCGTGATCGTCCAGGAGAATCACAGCTTCGACAATCTTTTCGGAAAATGGGGCGATGTCGGCGGCCAGCCGGTGAACGACCTCCGCTTCGCCGCTTCGGCCGCGCCCCAGATCCGCGCCGACGCGACGCCCTATGAATGCCTCCCGCAAAACGACGTCAATCTGACCGCGCCCGCGCCTTTGCCGGTTCTCTGCGTCGAAAAGAGCGTCGCGGGAGCCCCGCTGCCGGGAGCTTTCCCCAATCGGCCCTTTGAGATCGACGCTTTCATCGTCCCGACGGACACGACCTGCCCGCTGCCCGGCGAGCGCCCGCCAAAGGACGGCGTGGCGAAGGGAAAAGGACTTCCCGGCGGCTGCACGCGCGACATGGCGCACCGCTTCTACGCCGAGCAGTTCCAGATCAATGGCGGCAGGCAAGACCGCTTTGTGACCGGCGGCGACGCGATGGGCCTCGTCATGGGCTATTACGACACGACGAAGCTGCCCATCTATCGCTATCTCCATGCGCCCGGCGCCCCGCATTATGTGGTCGCGGACAATTTCTTTCACGCGGCCTTTGGCGGCTCCTTCATCAATCACCAATGGCTGATCGCCGCCGCGACGCCCGTCTTCGAACAGGCCGACAATTCTGGCGGCGCGCATGATTTGCATGCGGTCGTCGACGAGAACGGGATGGGCGCGAATACGCCGCTCTACGCCAGTCCGCTCGGCAAGATGGCGCAGGAATACGCGCTGACCGCCTCCTGCGCGCCGCCGCCCGGCCGTCCCGCGCCGCCGCCGGGCGTCGCCTGCGGAGATTTCGCTGTCGGAACGATTCAGCCTTCCAACGAACCCATCAAGCCGGGGACGCCGCCGTGGCAACGCCTCCCCGCCCTCGCGCATGAGACGATCGGCGATCGCCTCGATGACGCACATATAGATTGGGCCTGGTATGCGGGCGGATGGTCCAACGCCGACGGCCGCGTCGGCGCGCCGGGCTGGACGAATCCTCCGACGCATTGCGATCCCGCGACGACGATGGCCGGAGCGGTTTTTCCCCGCTGCCCGGACATGATGTTCCAGTTCCACCACCAGCCCTTCGTCTATTTCGGCAAATATGCGCCGGGAACCGACGCCCGCAAGGAACGCCTTCTCGACGAAACGGAATTCCTCGCAGCCGCGGCCCAGGGCGGACTGAGGCCGGTAAGCTTTGTGAAAGCGCTGGGGTCGGAGAACGAGCATCCCGGCGACGCCAGCGAATCCCGCGGCGACCAGCATCTCGTCGATCTTGTCGAGGCGGTCGTGAAAGGTCCGGACGCAAACAGGACGCTGATCGTCGTCATCTATGACGAATTCGGCGGCGCATGGGACCATGTCGCTCCGCCGCCGTGGAATGCGGACAAGAGCGCGCCTTCCGACAAATGGGGACCCGGCGCGCGCGTTCCCGCGTTGCTCATCTCCGCGCGTTTCGCGCGCTCCGGCGTCGACAAGGCGGCGCATGACACGACGTCGGTCACGAAGCTGATCGAGGAGCGCTTCGGCCTCGCGCCGCTGTCGGCGCGCGACGCCGCCGTGCGCAGCCTCTCGAGCGCGATCAGCGTCGCTTATTAG
- a CDS encoding pentapeptide repeat-containing protein produces MGEMTLVQDEEFMESGGRFAALPGETIFAYCSFDDFEISRPSVEGAIIGCAFTRVTWYWELFNTALILDTTFENCVFQGCSFRSVDFVNCTFKRCRFELDNLGGACLFDDCRVVESAFEDCVFVKDERPGAGPLFSKNRFYGCTQRGTRGERPPFD; encoded by the coding sequence ATGGGCGAGATGACGCTTGTGCAGGACGAGGAATTCATGGAAAGCGGCGGCCGTTTCGCGGCGCTGCCGGGCGAGACCATCTTTGCATATTGTTCATTCGATGATTTCGAGATCAGCAGACCCAGCGTCGAAGGCGCGATTATCGGCTGCGCTTTCACGCGCGTGACCTGGTACTGGGAGCTGTTCAACACCGCTTTGATATTAGATACGACTTTCGAAAATTGCGTTTTTCAGGGTTGCTCCTTCCGCAGCGTCGATTTTGTGAACTGCACGTTCAAGCGTTGCCGTTTCGAGCTCGACAATCTCGGCGGCGCCTGCCTCTTCGACGATTGCCGCGTCGTGGAATCGGCCTTTGAGGATTGCGTTTTCGTGAAAGACGAGCGGCCGGGAGCCGGGCCGCTTTTCAGCAAGAACCGGTTTTACGGCTGCACGCAGCGGGGAACGCGGGGCGAGAGGCCGCCTTTCGACTGA
- a CDS encoding M20/M25/M40 family metallo-hydrolase: MATIDDVLNAIDANLPASTQRLFDLLSIPSVSTDPAFTQQCLRAANWLADELKGLGYTAEVRETPGHPIVVGHARAKRKDAPHVLFYGHYDVQPPDPLELWEADPFAPRLADGKEGKEIVARGSSDDKGQLMTFVEACRAFEANGGLPCNVTFLFEGEEETGSPSLPDFLAKHKDELSQPDIALVCDTSMWNAKTPAITVMLRGLAQEEVVIRIASHDLHSGMFGGPVNNPVHALSKIIADLHDEEGKVTLPGFYAGVPEIPEDIAEQWRNLEFDESQWLADIGLTRVGGEKGKGVMEQIWARPTCDVNGIVGGYTGKGSKTVLPAQASAKFSFRLVGQQNAKAILESFRAFVRERLPADAKVEFINHGASNALQLPFSSEALSRARRALTEEWRKDAALTGCGGSIPIVGAFKRDLNMDTLMIGFALDDDRIHSPNEKYSYTSFHKGARSWARVLDALAR; the protein is encoded by the coding sequence ATGGCCACGATCGACGATGTCTTGAACGCGATCGACGCGAATTTGCCCGCGTCGACGCAGCGCCTGTTCGATTTGCTCAGCATCCCCTCGGTTTCGACCGATCCCGCTTTCACGCAGCAATGTCTGCGCGCCGCCAATTGGCTCGCCGATGAATTGAAAGGGCTCGGCTATACGGCCGAGGTGCGCGAGACGCCCGGCCATCCCATCGTCGTCGGCCACGCCAGGGCGAAGCGCAAGGATGCGCCGCATGTGCTGTTCTACGGCCATTACGACGTGCAGCCGCCGGACCCGCTGGAGCTGTGGGAGGCCGATCCCTTCGCGCCGCGTCTAGCCGATGGCAAGGAAGGCAAGGAGATCGTCGCGCGCGGCTCTTCCGACGATAAGGGCCAGCTCATGACTTTCGTGGAGGCCTGCCGCGCCTTCGAGGCGAATGGCGGCCTGCCCTGCAACGTCACCTTCCTCTTCGAGGGCGAAGAGGAGACGGGCTCGCCCTCGCTTCCCGATTTCCTAGCCAAGCACAAGGACGAACTTTCGCAGCCCGACATCGCTCTCGTCTGCGACACCAGCATGTGGAACGCGAAAACGCCCGCGATCACCGTCATGCTGCGCGGCCTCGCCCAGGAGGAAGTCGTCATCAGGATCGCGAGCCACGATCTGCATTCCGGCATGTTCGGCGGGCCGGTGAACAATCCGGTGCATGCGCTCTCGAAGATCATCGCCGATCTGCACGACGAAGAGGGCAAGGTGACGCTGCCGGGTTTCTACGCCGGCGTGCCTGAAATCCCGGAAGACATCGCCGAGCAGTGGCGCAATCTCGAATTCGACGAAAGCCAATGGCTCGCCGATATTGGCCTCACGCGCGTCGGCGGCGAGAAGGGCAAGGGCGTCATGGAGCAGATCTGGGCGCGCCCCACCTGCGACGTGAACGGCATTGTCGGCGGCTATACGGGCAAGGGTTCGAAGACCGTGCTGCCGGCGCAGGCCTCGGCGAAATTCTCCTTCCGTCTCGTCGGACAGCAGAACGCCAAGGCGATCCTCGAAAGCTTCCGCGCCTTTGTGCGCGAGAGGCTGCCGGCGGACGCCAAGGTCGAATTCATCAATCACGGCGCCTCCAACGCGCTTCAGCTGCCCTTCAGCTCCGAGGCGCTTTCGCGCGCCCGCCGCGCATTGACCGAAGAGTGGCGGAAGGACGCGGCGCTCACGGGCTGCGGCGGCTCCATCCCGATCGTCGGCGCCTTCAAGCGCGACCTGAATATGGACACGCTGATGATCGGCTTCGCGCTGGATGACGACCGCATCCATTCGCCGAACGAGAAATACAGCTATACGAGCTTCCACAAGGGCGCGCGGAGCTGGGCGCGGGTGCTGGACGCGCTCGCGCGGTGA
- a CDS encoding 3-hydroxybutyryl-CoA dehydrogenase, with the protein MSFEIRKVGVIGAGQMGKGIAHVCALAGYDVAINDVTTDRIEAGVTDIGVQMRKSAERGFLAADAVEAALPHISGAPAIQDFRDCDIVIEAATENEEIKRRILTDVALVVKPEGIIASNTSSISITRLASITGRPERFIGIHFMNPVPRMQLVELIRGIATDDATFEEAKRFCTKLGKTVTVAEDFPAFIVNRILLPMINEAIYTLYEGVGSVEAIDTAMKLGANHPMGPLQLADFIGLDTCLSVMQVLHEGLADTKYRPCPLLVKYVEAGWLGKKTQRGFYDYRSGTPTPTR; encoded by the coding sequence ATGAGCTTCGAAATTCGCAAAGTCGGCGTAATCGGCGCGGGACAGATGGGCAAAGGCATCGCGCATGTCTGCGCGCTCGCCGGCTATGACGTCGCCATCAACGACGTGACGACGGATCGGATCGAGGCGGGCGTCACGGATATCGGCGTCCAGATGCGGAAGTCGGCCGAACGCGGATTCCTCGCGGCAGATGCGGTCGAGGCGGCTCTGCCTCACATTTCCGGCGCGCCCGCGATTCAGGACTTTCGCGATTGCGACATCGTCATCGAGGCTGCGACGGAGAACGAAGAGATCAAGCGCAGGATCCTCACGGACGTCGCGCTGGTGGTGAAGCCCGAGGGCATCATCGCCTCCAACACCTCGTCTATCTCGATCACGCGCCTCGCCTCCATCACGGGCCGTCCCGAGCGCTTCATCGGCATTCATTTCATGAATCCGGTGCCGCGCATGCAGCTCGTCGAGCTGATCCGCGGCATCGCCACGGACGACGCGACTTTCGAAGAGGCGAAGAGATTTTGCACGAAGCTCGGCAAGACCGTGACGGTCGCCGAGGATTTCCCCGCCTTCATCGTCAACCGCATCCTGCTGCCGATGATCAATGAGGCGATCTACACGCTCTATGAGGGCGTGGGCTCGGTCGAGGCGATCGACACGGCGATGAAGCTCGGCGCCAATCATCCGATGGGCCCGCTGCAGCTCGCGGATTTCATCGGGTTGGACACCTGCCTCTCGGTGATGCAGGTGCTGCATGAAGGCCTCGCCGACACCAAATACCGCCCCTGCCCGCTGCTGGTGAAATATGTCGAGGCCGGCTGGCTCGGCAAAAAGACCCAGCGGGGCTTTTACGATTACCGTAGCGGGACGCCGACGCCGACGCGTTGA
- a CDS encoding electron transfer flavoprotein subunit alpha/FixB family protein has translation MAILLLAETANGALAPSTAKALAAAAQIGGPVHILVVGPGLDAAAASAAKLAGVEKALYAADASLDHVLAEPVAALILSLAPSYDVIMAPSTSAAKNVLPRVAALLDVAQVSDIIKVVSPDTFERPIYAGNAVQTVRARDAKKVITVRTTAFAAAPDGGSAPVESIGAASNPGVSSFKSEELAKSERPELTSARIIVSGGRALGSAENFQKVLDPVANKLNAAIGASRAAVDAGYAPNDLQVGQTGKAVAPELYIAVGISGAIQHLAGMKDSKIIVAINKDEEAPIFQVADYGLVADLFNAIPELDAELAKLGK, from the coding sequence ATGGCCATTCTGCTTCTCGCTGAAACCGCCAATGGCGCGCTGGCGCCGTCCACCGCCAAGGCGCTTGCAGCCGCCGCGCAGATCGGCGGGCCGGTCCACATCCTCGTCGTCGGCCCCGGCCTCGACGCTGCTGCGGCCTCCGCCGCCAAGCTCGCGGGCGTCGAGAAAGCGCTCTACGCCGCCGACGCGTCGCTCGACCATGTGCTCGCGGAGCCGGTTGCGGCGCTCATTCTGTCGCTCGCGCCGTCCTATGACGTTATCATGGCGCCCTCGACCAGCGCCGCCAAGAACGTGCTGCCGCGCGTCGCCGCGCTGCTCGACGTGGCCCAGGTTTCGGACATCATCAAGGTCGTCTCGCCTGATACGTTCGAGCGCCCGATCTATGCCGGCAACGCCGTGCAGACGGTCCGCGCCAGGGACGCCAAGAAAGTCATCACCGTCCGCACCACGGCTTTCGCGGCCGCGCCGGATGGCGGCTCGGCTCCGGTCGAGTCGATCGGCGCCGCGTCCAATCCGGGCGTCTCCTCCTTCAAGAGCGAGGAGCTCGCCAAGTCCGAGCGTCCCGAGCTGACCTCGGCGCGCATCATCGTCTCCGGCGGCCGCGCCCTCGGCTCGGCCGAGAATTTCCAGAAAGTGCTGGACCCCGTCGCGAACAAGCTCAACGCCGCCATCGGCGCCTCTCGCGCGGCGGTCGACGCCGGCTATGCGCCGAACGACCTTCAGGTCGGCCAGACCGGCAAGGCGGTCGCGCCCGAGCTCTATATCGCGGTCGGCATTTCGGGCGCGATCCAGCATCTCGCCGGGATGAAGGACTCGAAGATCATCGTCGCGATCAACAAGGACGAAGAGGCGCCGATCTTCCAGGTCGCCGATTACGGCCTCGTCGCCGATCTCTTCAACGCGATCCCCGAGCTCGACGCGGAACTCGCCAAGCTCGGCAAGTAA
- a CDS encoding electron transfer flavoprotein subunit beta/FixA family protein — protein sequence MKILVPVKRVVDYNVKIRVKPDGSGVDLANVKMSMNPFDEIAVEEALRLKEAGKATEIVVISIGPAKADETLRTALAMGADRGILVKTDDTVEPLAVAKILARIAAEEQPGLVILGKQAIDDDSNQTGQMLAALLGWGQGTFASKVDLTDGSVDVTREIDGGLQTVSLKLPAVVTTDLRLNEPRYASLPNIIKAKKKEVAVKAPADYGVDISPRLEVLSTAAPATRAAGVKVGSVAELVTKLKEAGVL from the coding sequence ATGAAAATCCTCGTGCCCGTCAAGCGGGTCGTCGACTACAATGTTAAAATCAGGGTCAAGCCCGACGGCTCCGGCGTCGATCTCGCCAATGTCAAAATGTCGATGAACCCCTTCGACGAGATCGCCGTCGAGGAGGCGCTGCGCCTGAAGGAAGCCGGCAAGGCGACGGAAATCGTCGTCATCTCCATCGGTCCGGCCAAGGCGGACGAGACCCTGCGCACCGCGCTCGCCATGGGCGCCGACCGCGGCATTCTGGTGAAGACCGACGATACGGTCGAACCGCTCGCCGTGGCCAAGATCCTCGCCAGGATCGCGGCCGAGGAACAGCCCGGCCTCGTCATCCTCGGCAAGCAGGCGATCGACGACGATTCGAACCAGACCGGCCAGATGCTCGCCGCTTTGCTCGGCTGGGGTCAGGGCACCTTCGCCTCCAAGGTCGATCTGACGGACGGCTCGGTCGACGTGACCCGCGAGATCGACGGCGGCCTGCAGACGGTCAGCCTCAAGCTCCCGGCGGTCGTCACCACCGATCTGCGCCTCAACGAGCCGCGCTACGCCTCGCTCCCCAATATCATCAAGGCGAAGAAGAAGGAGGTCGCCGTGAAGGCGCCCGCCGATTACGGCGTCGACATTTCGCCGCGTCTCGAGGTGCTGAGCACCGCCGCCCCCGCGACGCGCGCCGCCGGCGTCAAGGTCGGCTCGGTCGCCGAACTCGTCACCAAGCTCAAGGAAGCGGGAGTTCTCTAA
- a CDS encoding rhomboid family intramembrane serine protease produces the protein MVMPLYDDAPLRHLKRPVANHALIVVNIAVFLLVQSEILGDPLTVMRGFAIIPRVLFGEASLADWIVGPPPALTLVTSLFFHSSLLHLASNLLFLYVFGDNVEDAMGSLHYVLFYLSCGVMSGVFYVYATPQSITPLVGASGAISGVCAAFLLLYPGATVTGFFPPLTMVMLPFWFITLADKSRPPLRRLLGLTPPLFSFHATGFLFVGAWIALQLVNASWGGGETHVAWMAHVGGIVAGLLLTPLFKRRRHKLLDRGPYGPPKAPPATEPAPPEQTGFDG, from the coding sequence ATGGTGATGCCGCTCTATGACGACGCGCCTTTGCGCCATCTCAAGCGCCCCGTCGCCAATCACGCGCTGATCGTCGTCAATATCGCCGTCTTCCTGCTCGTCCAGAGCGAGATATTGGGCGACCCCCTCACGGTCATGCGCGGTTTCGCGATCATCCCGCGCGTGCTGTTCGGCGAGGCCAGCCTCGCCGACTGGATCGTCGGTCCGCCGCCCGCGCTGACGCTCGTCACCTCGCTCTTCTTCCACTCCTCTCTGCTTCATCTCGCGAGCAATCTGCTCTTCCTCTACGTCTTCGGAGACAATGTCGAAGACGCGATGGGTTCGCTCCATTATGTCCTTTTCTACCTCTCATGCGGCGTCATGTCGGGCGTCTTCTACGTCTACGCCACGCCGCAATCGATCACCCCTCTGGTCGGCGCGTCGGGGGCGATTTCCGGCGTCTGCGCCGCCTTTCTGCTGCTCTATCCGGGCGCGACGGTCACGGGCTTCTTCCCGCCTTTGACCATGGTCATGCTGCCCTTCTGGTTCATCACCCTCGCCGACAAGTCGCGCCCGCCGCTGCGCCGCCTTCTGGGCCTGACGCCGCCGCTCTTCAGCTTCCACGCCACCGGCTTTCTCTTCGTCGGCGCCTGGATCGCGCTGCAGCTTGTCAATGCGAGCTGGGGCGGCGGCGAGACCCACGTCGCCTGGATGGCGCATGTCGGCGGCATCGTCGCCGGGCTCCTCCTGACGCCGCTTTTCAAGCGCCGCCGGCACAAATTGCTCGACCGCGGCCCCTATGGTCCGCCAAAGGCGCCGCCGGCGACGGAGCCGGCCCCGCCGGAGCAGACGGGCTTTGATGGATGA
- a CDS encoding lipopolysaccharide biosynthesis protein → MKVLLAFLANTITNFIIGLMVAKFLGPEEYGRFALAFSIAVVVQTALYDWLRLSATRFYSQRTRESDPIIRSTLGSSFLAITALLVISTFAYSLVGPELDFDNELILLALATATANGLFDYSTALARARFEDGAYGRLVLVKNLLAFALIGGGAFWFRSAGVALAGGVASLLGTVFFARDALRDPGVRCLDAEAETVKQLMAYSAPIVAAHLVYQTMPLAARAIVASVYDFAETGQFALAYDLGMRAVMAFGSALDVLLFQIAVAAHEEHGEDRAREQVAHNMSVVFAFLLPACAGLWLVMPSVEALIVPGQFRGPFGHYLGLLLPGLFAMAFLNFGVNPVFQISKRTAPLIVAAVAAAAVSLLLLFLLPWGRDASNLAVAQAGGYVAALVATIYFALRAQPVWPSFRDLFAAAVGTGIMFLALTPMRESMSPGFLTLVAQIAAGAGIYGVMVAAFDIAGLRGQALAWLRPRLVRA, encoded by the coding sequence TTGAAAGTCCTTCTCGCCTTCCTCGCCAACACCATCACCAATTTCATCATCGGCCTGATGGTCGCGAAATTCCTCGGTCCCGAGGAATATGGCCGCTTCGCCCTCGCCTTCTCCATCGCCGTCGTCGTGCAGACGGCGCTCTATGACTGGCTGCGGCTTTCCGCGACGCGCTTTTATTCGCAGCGCACCCGCGAGAGCGACCCCATCATCCGCTCGACGCTCGGCTCGTCCTTCCTCGCGATCACCGCGCTGCTCGTCATCAGCACATTCGCTTATTCGCTGGTCGGCCCCGAACTCGATTTCGACAATGAACTGATCCTGCTCGCCCTGGCGACGGCGACGGCGAACGGGCTCTTCGATTATTCCACCGCGCTCGCCCGCGCCCGTTTCGAAGACGGCGCCTATGGACGCCTCGTCCTCGTCAAGAACCTGCTGGCCTTCGCGCTCATCGGCGGCGGCGCCTTCTGGTTTCGCTCGGCGGGCGTCGCCCTCGCCGGCGGCGTCGCGAGTCTGCTTGGCACGGTGTTTTTCGCGCGCGACGCGTTGCGTGATCCCGGCGTGCGCTGCCTCGACGCGGAAGCTGAAACGGTCAAGCAGCTCATGGCCTATAGCGCGCCCATCGTCGCCGCGCATCTCGTCTATCAGACGATGCCGCTCGCGGCGCGCGCCATCGTCGCCAGCGTCTACGACTTCGCGGAAACGGGCCAGTTCGCGCTCGCTTACGATCTCGGCATGCGCGCGGTCATGGCCTTCGGCTCGGCGCTCGACGTGCTGCTCTTCCAGATCGCCGTCGCGGCTCATGAAGAGCATGGCGAGGACCGCGCGCGCGAGCAGGTCGCGCATAATATGAGCGTCGTCTTCGCCTTCCTGCTGCCCGCCTGCGCCGGGCTCTGGCTGGTCATGCCCTCCGTCGAGGCGCTCATCGTGCCGGGCCAGTTTCGCGGCCCCTTCGGCCATTATCTCGGGCTGCTGCTCCCCGGCCTCTTCGCCATGGCCTTCCTGAATTTCGGCGTGAACCCGGTCTTCCAGATCAGCAAGCGCACGGCTCCGCTCATCGTCGCGGCGGTCGCGGCGGCGGCCGTTTCGCTCCTGCTTCTCTTTCTGCTGCCATGGGGCCGCGACGCCTCCAATCTCGCCGTCGCGCAGGCGGGCGGCTATGTCGCGGCTCTCGTCGCGACGATCTATTTCGCCCTGCGCGCCCAGCCGGTCTGGCCCTCCTTCCGGGACCTGTTCGCGGCGGCGGTCGGCACGGGGATCATGTTCCTGGCGCTGACGCCGATGCGCGAATCGATGTCGCCCGGTTTCCTCACCCTCGTGGCGCAGATTGCGGCCGGCGCCGGGATCTATGGCGTCATGGTCGCGGCCTTCGACATTGCCGGGCTGCGCGGGCAGGCGCTCGCCTGGCTGCGGCCAAGACTTGTGCGGGCTTGA